DNA sequence from the Janibacter sp. CX7 genome:
GGGCTGCTGCGCGACCTGCGCGATCGCCTGGGCATCACCGTCGTCATCATCACCCACGAGCCCGCCGTCGTGCGCGAGGTCTGCGACGCGGTGACCCTGCTCGGCGAGGGCCGGGTCCTCGAGACCGGCAGCATCGGCGAGGTCGTCGCCGACCCCGCGGGCCGGCTGCACCGCGACCTCATCCCCCTTCCCCCGCTCCCCCTCGGCCACACCGCCGGCTACGTCGAGGTCGCCCTCGGCGACTCCCGCGCCGCGACGACGAGCGTCGACGCGGTCCTCGACCTGCTGCGCGCGGCCGACGTGCCGGCCGAGGTCGCCGCCGCCACCCTCGAGACCATCGCCGGCCGCCGGGTCGGCCGCATCCAGCTCGAGGTCGACCCCGCCCGCACCGCCGAGGCCGTGCGCGTCCTCGAGGCCGCCCACCTCTCCCCGGAGGTGGCCGCATGAGCGCCCTCGCCAGTCTGGGCACCGCCGCCGCCGAGGGGTGGCTCGACAACCCCGTCATCCGGGAGATCGTCCCGACCGCCGTCCTCGAGACCCTCGCCATGACGGCCCTCGCGAGCATCATCACGGCGATCATCGGCATCCCCGTCGGCGTGCTCCTGCACAACTCCTCGCCGGGCGGCATCGCGCCCCATCCCCTGCTCCACCGGGTGCTCGGCGCGGTCGTCAACATCGGCCGCTCGCTGCCCTTCCTCATCCTGATGATCGCGATCATCCCCTTCACCCGGCTCGTCGTCGGGACCTCGATCGGCTGGCAGGCAGCGGTCGTGCCGCTCACCGTCGGCGCGATCCCCTTCTACGCCCGACTCGTCGAGACCTCGCTGCGCGAGGTGCCGAGCGGCAAGGTCGAGGCGGTGACGATGATGGGCGCCACCCGCCGCGAGATCACCCGCAAGGTGCTGCTGCCCGAGGCCCGCTCCGGCCTCGTCGCCGGGCTGACGACGACGATCATCGCCCTCATCGGCTACACCGCCATGGCCGGCGCCGTCGGCGGCGGCGGCCTGGGCGCGGTCGCGATGTCCTACGGCTACAACCGCTTCGAGACCGACGTCATGGTCGTCTGCGTCGTGCTGCTCGTCGCCATCGTCACGGTCGTCCAGCTCGTCGGTGACCTCGTCGCACGGCGGCTCGACCGCCGGTGAGCCGCCACCTGCTCCACGCGACGTCCCTCCCCTTCGCCACACCCACGCACCACCGGCCCCCGGGCCGCCCGCTGAAAGGAACCCGCATGTCCCCCGTCCGCACCGCCACCCGCGCCGCCGCGGTCCTGTCCGTCTCCGCCCTGGCCCTGTCCGGGTGCGGCCTGATGAAGGGCGACGCCGAGGGCCCCACCGAGAACGGCGACGGCATCACCAAGATCACCGTCGGCGCCTCCCCCACGCCGCACGCGAAGATCCTCGAGTACGTCGACAAGGAGCTGGCCCCCGAGGCGAAGCTCGACCTCGACATCAAGACCTTCGACGACTACGTGCAGCCCAACGTCCAGCTCTCCGAGGGCACGCTCGACGCCAACTACTTCCAGCACCTGCCCTACTACGAGGAGCAGGTCGAGGACCGCGGCTACGACTTCGCGCACTACGACGGCATCCACATCGAGCCCTTCGCCCTCTACTCCGACTCGGTCAAGGACATCAAGGACCTGCCCGAGGGCGGGCAGATCGGCATCAACAACGACCCGTCCAACCAGGGCCGGGCGCTGCAGCTGCTCGCGGACAACGACGTCATCACCCTCAAGAAGGGCAAGGACGCGACCAACGCGACGATCCTCGACGTCGAGGACAACCCCAAGGACCTGGAGTTCAAGGAGACCGACGCCGCGCAGCTCGCCCGCTCGCTGCAGGACCTCGACGCCGCGATCATCAACGGCAACTACGCCATCGAGGCGGACCTGTCGCTCGACGACGCCCTCGCCGTCGAGGAGGCCAAGGACAACCCCTACGCCAACTTCCTCGCCGTGCAGAAGGCCAACGAGGACAACGCCGGCCTGAAGAAGCTCGACGAGCTGCTCCACTCCCCCGAGGTCAAGGCCTACATCGAGGAGACCTGGCCCCAGGGCGAGGTCCTGCCCGCCTTCTGACCCCGCTCAGCCCCCGGGCACCACGTCGGTGACCCGCGGGCGCGACCCCGGCCGGTCGTCACGGACACCCGTGATGACCGGCCGCAGTCGTGTCACAGCCTCGACGCTGCCCAGGTCGAGCAGCTCCTGGAGGATGACCCGGGTCGGCGTCATCAGCCGCAGACGGCCGGCCGCGCCGGCCGCGAGCAGCGCCTCGACCGCGTCCCACTCCGAGTCGACCGCCTCGGTCGTCAGGTGCACGGGCTGGCCGGGCGCGGAGGCCGGGACCGGCAGGACGAAGAAGGAGACGTCGAAGCGCTTGGGTGGCCCCTCGGGCGTCACCCAGCGGTCCCAGGGCACGAGCGACTCCGGCGGGGTGACCAGCCCGGTCTCTTCCGCGAGCTCGCGCAGCCCCGTCGCGACGAGGGTGCGGGCATCGGCGGCACGGTCGCCGTCGACGGGCACGTGCCGCCACCGGTGGACGTGGTCGGCCACGGTCGCGGACGACAGGGCGAGGTCGGCCCCCTTCGCCACGTCGCCGGGGTCGCAGCGGCCGCCGGGGAAGACGACGGCGCCCGCCGCGAAGTCCATCGTCGGCTGACGGTGCTGGACGAAGACCTCCGGGCCACGCGCACCGTCCCGCAGCGGGATGACGCTGACGGCGGGCCGCGGGAGGACGCTCACTCGGTGACCGCGGCGTCCTGCTCGACCTCGGCGACCTCGGCGCCCTCCTCGGTCTCCGACTCCGCCTCGTCGGCGGTGATCTCACCTGCCCGCAGGGCCACCTGCTCGCTGAGGTAGCGCAGGATCACCGCGCCCACGGCGGCCACCGGCACCGCGAGGAAGGCCCCGACGATGCCGAAGACCGTGCCGCCGATCGTCACGGCGAGCAGGATGACCCCGGCGTGCAGCTCCATGGACCGGCCCTGGAGGAAGGGCTGCAGGACATTGCCCTCGATCTGCTGCACGGCGATGATCAGCGCGAGCACGAGCAGGGCGGTCGTCGGCCCCTCGGCGACGAGGGCGACGAGGACGGAGAGGAAGCCGACGGCGAAGGCACCGACGATCGGGATGAAGCCACCGAAGAAGGTGAGCACGGCCAGCGCGAAGGCGAGCGGCACGCCGAGCACGACGAGACCGACGCCGATGAGCACGGCGTCGACGGCGGAGACGATCGCCTGGGTGCGGATGAAGCCCCCGAGGGTGGCCCACGACCGCGTGGCCACCTCGGTGAGGTGGGCGCCGGCCCGCGGTCCGCTGACGCGACGGACGAAGGGGAGGAACGCCGGCCCGTCCTTGAGGAAGAAGAAGACGAGCACGAGGACGAGCACGAGGGTCACGGCACCGGAGCCGACCGCCGAGGCGCCGGCGAGGGCACCGGTGGCGATCTGGCCGCCCCGGTCCTGCAGCCAGGTCCGGGCCGTGTGGACCGCGTCGTCGATCGTCTGGTTGTCGAGGTTGAAGGGCGGCTTGGCCGCCCGCTGCTGCAGCTCCGACAGACCCTTGGAGGCCGAGTCGGCCAGGTCGCCGGACTGGCTGATGAGCGACGGGGTGATCGCTCCCAGCACGCCGAAGAAGACGATGAGCGCACCGAGGATCACGATCACCGCGGCGAGCGCTGCGGGCAGCCCCGTGGACCGCAGCCACCGCGTCGGTGGCCACAGCACGGTCGCGACGATGAGGGCGAGCAGGACGGGGAAGACCCCGACCCACAGCTTGGCGAGGACCCACCAGAGGACGGCGGCGCCGGCGGAGACGAGCAGCAGGCGCCACGACCAGCGCGCCAGCCACGTGAAGCCCTCACCGATGACGGTGCCTCGGTCGACGGTGGTCGCCGGCTCCTGCGCCGGGTCGTGCGCTGTGCTCAATGTCTCTCCTCAGACGAGGGTGGGCTTGACCTCGACGATGCGGGCCAGCAGGCCGTTGACGAACTTCGGGGACTCGTCCGTGCTCAGCTCGGTGGCCAGGGTCACGGCCTCGCTGACGGCGACGCCGTCGGGGACCTCGTCGTTGAAGAGGATCTCCCAGGCGCCCAGGCGCAGGATCGCGCGGTCGACGTCGGGCATCCGCTCGAGGCTCCAGCCCTGGCTGTAGGTCGTCAGCGCGTCGTCGATGTCGCTCCAGTGGGCGACGACTCCCTGGACGGCGGCGACGGTGTACTCGTTGAGCGGGGCCGGGGTCACCGGCGTCTGCGCGCGCTCGCGCGCGAGGTCACCGGCGTTGACCCCTCGGGACTCCGCCTCGAAGAGCAGGTCGACCGCGCGACGACGAGCCTTGGTCCGGGCTCCCACTCAGCTCACTCGACCGAGGTAGGACCCGTCGCGGGTGTCGACCTTGACCTTGGTCCCCTGCTCGAGGAAGAGCGGCACGGAGATCTCGGCGCCGGTCTCGAGGGTCGCGGGCTTGGTGCCGC
Encoded proteins:
- a CDS encoding NUDIX domain-containing protein; translation: MSVLPRPAVSVIPLRDGARGPEVFVQHRQPTMDFAAGAVVFPGGRCDPGDVAKGADLALSSATVADHVHRWRHVPVDGDRAADARTLVATGLRELAEETGLVTPPESLVPWDRWVTPEGPPKRFDVSFFVLPVPASAPGQPVHLTTEAVDSEWDAVEALLAAGAAGRLRLMTPTRVILQELLDLGSVEAVTRLRPVITGVRDDRPGSRPRVTDVVPGG
- a CDS encoding methionine ABC transporter permease, which encodes MSALASLGTAAAEGWLDNPVIREIVPTAVLETLAMTALASIITAIIGIPVGVLLHNSSPGGIAPHPLLHRVLGAVVNIGRSLPFLILMIAIIPFTRLVVGTSIGWQAAVVPLTVGAIPFYARLVETSLREVPSGKVEAVTMMGATRREITRKVLLPEARSGLVAGLTTTIIALIGYTAMAGAVGGGGLGAVAMSYGYNRFETDVMVVCVVLLVAIVTVVQLVGDLVARRLDRR
- the nusB gene encoding transcription antitermination factor NusB; this encodes MGARTKARRRAVDLLFEAESRGVNAGDLARERAQTPVTPAPLNEYTVAAVQGVVAHWSDIDDALTTYSQGWSLERMPDVDRAILRLGAWEILFNDEVPDGVAVSEAVTLATELSTDESPKFVNGLLARIVEVKPTLV
- a CDS encoding AI-2E family transporter; translation: MSTAHDPAQEPATTVDRGTVIGEGFTWLARWSWRLLLVSAGAAVLWWVLAKLWVGVFPVLLALIVATVLWPPTRWLRSTGLPAALAAVIVILGALIVFFGVLGAITPSLISQSGDLADSASKGLSELQQRAAKPPFNLDNQTIDDAVHTARTWLQDRGGQIATGALAGASAVGSGAVTLVLVLVLVFFFLKDGPAFLPFVRRVSGPRAGAHLTEVATRSWATLGGFIRTQAIVSAVDAVLIGVGLVVLGVPLAFALAVLTFFGGFIPIVGAFAVGFLSVLVALVAEGPTTALLVLALIIAVQQIEGNVLQPFLQGRSMELHAGVILLAVTIGGTVFGIVGAFLAVPVAAVGAVILRYLSEQVALRAGEITADEAESETEEGAEVAEVEQDAAVTE
- a CDS encoding MetQ/NlpA family ABC transporter substrate-binding protein — encoded protein: MSPVRTATRAAAVLSVSALALSGCGLMKGDAEGPTENGDGITKITVGASPTPHAKILEYVDKELAPEAKLDLDIKTFDDYVQPNVQLSEGTLDANYFQHLPYYEEQVEDRGYDFAHYDGIHIEPFALYSDSVKDIKDLPEGGQIGINNDPSNQGRALQLLADNDVITLKKGKDATNATILDVEDNPKDLEFKETDAAQLARSLQDLDAAIINGNYAIEADLSLDDALAVEEAKDNPYANFLAVQKANEDNAGLKKLDELLHSPEVKAYIEETWPQGEVLPAF